A genomic stretch from Lathyrus oleraceus cultivar Zhongwan6 chromosome 2, CAAS_Psat_ZW6_1.0, whole genome shotgun sequence includes:
- the LOC127118550 gene encoding cytochrome P450 CYP736A12 isoform X1: MSSPTALAIISLLIFTFIYLLFTTFFHPKQKNSNNKKPPGPPTLPIIGNLHMLGKLPHRTLHSLSKKYGPIMSLQLGQVPAVVISSSKAAELFLKTHDLAFASRPKIQGSELMSYGSKGLTFSEYGPYWRSVRKLCTLELLSASKVEMFAPIRKQELSVLIKSLEKAALVGEVVNISDAVENLVEDIIFKMILGRSKYEQFDLKRLVREIMVLFGAFNLADYIPWLGVFDLQGLTRGFKKISKTLDEMLEMIISEHEQITNVDKTRREDFVDILLSIIHQTIDHDSEQNHVIDRTNIKAILLDMIVASTDTSAISIQWTLSELLRHPRVMKILQNEIQDEVGNNRMVEEDDLKKLKYLDIVVDETLRLRPTAPFLIPRESRESVIIDGYLIEKKTRVMINIWIIGRDPNIWSKNAEEFYPERFIDKKMNYQGHEFESLPFGSGRRGCPGTQLGLITIKLVVAQLVHCFNWELPYNINPSNLNMEEKFGLATPRAQHLHAIPHYRLVDVKHE, translated from the exons ATGTCTTCTCCAACTGCACTAGCAATAATTTCTCTCCTTATCTTCACTTTCATATACCTATTATTCACAACCTTTTTTCATCCAAAACAGAAAAACAGTAACAACAAAAAGCCACCAGGTCCACCAACTCTACCGATAATCGGAAACCTTCACATGTTAGGCAAACTTCCACATCGAACACTTCATTCACTCTCCAAAAAATATGGTCCAATCATGTCCTTACAACTTGGTCAAGTACCAGCTGTTGTCATTTCATCTTCAAAAGCAGCAGAACTATTCCTCAAAACACACGACCTAGCTTTCGCAAGCCGACCAAAGATTCAAGGATCTGAGCTCATGTCTTATGGTTCCAAAGGGTTGACCTTTTCTGAGTATGGTCCTTATTGGCGTAGTGTAAGGAAACTTTGCACTTTGGAACTTCTTAGTGCTTCTAAAGTTGAGATGTTTGCTCCTATTAGAAAACAAGAGTTGAGTGTTTTGATTAAATCATTGGAGAAAGCTGCTTTGGTGGGTGAGGTTGTGAATATTAGTGATGCTGTAGAAAATCTTGTTGAAGATATTATATTTAAGATGATATTAGGTAGGAGTAAGTATGAGCAATTTGACTTGAAGAGGCTTGTTAGAGAAATAATGGTTTTATTTGGAGCTTTTAATCTGGCTGATTATATTCCTTGGTTAGGAGTATTTGATCTTCAG GGATTAACACGAGGTTTCAAGAAAATCAGTAAAACATTGGATGAGATGCTAGAGATGATAATATCAGAGCATGAACAAATTACTAATGTAGATAAAACTCGCCGTGAAGACTTTGTAGACATACTTCTTTCGATTATCCACCAGACCATTGATCACGATAGTGAGCAAAATCATGTCATTGATCGAACAAACATCAAGGCTATTTTACTCGACATGATAGTGGCATCAACTGATACCTCTGCTATATCAATTCAGTGGACTTTATCTGAACTATTAAGGCATCCAAGAGTGATGAAAATTCTTCAAAATGAAATACAAGATGAAGTAGGAAATAATAGAATGGTTGAAGAGGatgatttgaaaaagttaaaGTACCTAGATATCGTAGTTGATGAAACCTTAAGACTTCGTCCTACTGCACCTTTTCTAATTCCTCGTGAATCTAGAGAAAGCGTCATAATTGATGGTTATTTAATAGAGAAAAAGACTCGAGTTATGATTAATATATGGATAATAGGGAGAGATCCTAATATTTGGTCCAAAAATGCTGAAGAGTTTTATCCAGAGAGATTTATTGACAAAAAAATGAATTATCAAGGACACGAGTTTGAGTCTCTCCCATTTGGTTCTGGTCGTAGGGGTTGTCCTGGAACTCAATTGGGCTTAATTACTATTAAGTTGGTTGTTGCTCAATTGGTGCATTGTTTTAACTGGGAACTCCCATATAATATTAATCCTTCCAACTTGAACATGGAGGAAAAATTTGGACTCGCAACACCAAGAGCCCAACATTTGCATGCAATACCGCATTATCGTTTGGTTGATGTCAAACACGAATAA
- the LOC127118550 gene encoding cytochrome P450 CYP736A12 isoform X2, with amino-acid sequence MLGKLPHRTLHSLSKKYGPIMSLQLGQVPAVVISSSKAAELFLKTHDLAFASRPKIQGSELMSYGSKGLTFSEYGPYWRSVRKLCTLELLSASKVEMFAPIRKQELSVLIKSLEKAALVGEVVNISDAVENLVEDIIFKMILGRSKYEQFDLKRLVREIMVLFGAFNLADYIPWLGVFDLQGLTRGFKKISKTLDEMLEMIISEHEQITNVDKTRREDFVDILLSIIHQTIDHDSEQNHVIDRTNIKAILLDMIVASTDTSAISIQWTLSELLRHPRVMKILQNEIQDEVGNNRMVEEDDLKKLKYLDIVVDETLRLRPTAPFLIPRESRESVIIDGYLIEKKTRVMINIWIIGRDPNIWSKNAEEFYPERFIDKKMNYQGHEFESLPFGSGRRGCPGTQLGLITIKLVVAQLVHCFNWELPYNINPSNLNMEEKFGLATPRAQHLHAIPHYRLVDVKHE; translated from the exons ATGTTAGGCAAACTTCCACATCGAACACTTCATTCACTCTCCAAAAAATATGGTCCAATCATGTCCTTACAACTTGGTCAAGTACCAGCTGTTGTCATTTCATCTTCAAAAGCAGCAGAACTATTCCTCAAAACACACGACCTAGCTTTCGCAAGCCGACCAAAGATTCAAGGATCTGAGCTCATGTCTTATGGTTCCAAAGGGTTGACCTTTTCTGAGTATGGTCCTTATTGGCGTAGTGTAAGGAAACTTTGCACTTTGGAACTTCTTAGTGCTTCTAAAGTTGAGATGTTTGCTCCTATTAGAAAACAAGAGTTGAGTGTTTTGATTAAATCATTGGAGAAAGCTGCTTTGGTGGGTGAGGTTGTGAATATTAGTGATGCTGTAGAAAATCTTGTTGAAGATATTATATTTAAGATGATATTAGGTAGGAGTAAGTATGAGCAATTTGACTTGAAGAGGCTTGTTAGAGAAATAATGGTTTTATTTGGAGCTTTTAATCTGGCTGATTATATTCCTTGGTTAGGAGTATTTGATCTTCAG GGATTAACACGAGGTTTCAAGAAAATCAGTAAAACATTGGATGAGATGCTAGAGATGATAATATCAGAGCATGAACAAATTACTAATGTAGATAAAACTCGCCGTGAAGACTTTGTAGACATACTTCTTTCGATTATCCACCAGACCATTGATCACGATAGTGAGCAAAATCATGTCATTGATCGAACAAACATCAAGGCTATTTTACTCGACATGATAGTGGCATCAACTGATACCTCTGCTATATCAATTCAGTGGACTTTATCTGAACTATTAAGGCATCCAAGAGTGATGAAAATTCTTCAAAATGAAATACAAGATGAAGTAGGAAATAATAGAATGGTTGAAGAGGatgatttgaaaaagttaaaGTACCTAGATATCGTAGTTGATGAAACCTTAAGACTTCGTCCTACTGCACCTTTTCTAATTCCTCGTGAATCTAGAGAAAGCGTCATAATTGATGGTTATTTAATAGAGAAAAAGACTCGAGTTATGATTAATATATGGATAATAGGGAGAGATCCTAATATTTGGTCCAAAAATGCTGAAGAGTTTTATCCAGAGAGATTTATTGACAAAAAAATGAATTATCAAGGACACGAGTTTGAGTCTCTCCCATTTGGTTCTGGTCGTAGGGGTTGTCCTGGAACTCAATTGGGCTTAATTACTATTAAGTTGGTTGTTGCTCAATTGGTGCATTGTTTTAACTGGGAACTCCCATATAATATTAATCCTTCCAACTTGAACATGGAGGAAAAATTTGGACTCGCAACACCAAGAGCCCAACATTTGCATGCAATACCGCATTATCGTTTGGTTGATGTCAAACACGAATAA